The genomic region ggtttattgttcaatttcgcgcaaagctacatgagggcgatctacgctagccgtccctaatttagcagtgtaagactagagggaaggtagctagtccacaccgcccaccgccaactcttgagctactcttttaccaacgaataatggaattgactataacattataacacccccatggctaaaagggcgagcatgtttggcgcgacgaggatgcgaacccgcgaccctcagattacgagtcgcacgcgctCACaagcttgcccatgccgggccagaagtTTACGTTAAAATGATGTCttatttaataatagtaaagGTGAATATATATGACACTCACAACCAGTTTAACCAACAATAAGACAAGCCCACACCTATTTGTATGTCCTAAATACAGTTTAATGCGATTTACGTTGTTGGAGTGAAGCCAATATAGTGCTGTGTAATATATGTTATGACCTGGGTTATACAACTTTTGTATGTAGGGTTTTCGAATTAATAACACCTTACCTGATGCCATTTTTTCCCCCTTCTCTGGCTCACACAATAACGAGACAGAAGAACGCGTCCTTTCTTTGATACAGAATCTTAATAGCACCACAGTTAAAATGTACATAAGGTATGGTACACTAACAAATACATCCTTTAAAACGTCACTTTTCGATATAAGTACGCGACATATAAGACTTTCGATTTGCCAGTTCCAAGTAGTTGACAATTTGCCAAGAGGACCAAAAATTAAAACACCAGTTTTTAGTGTCTCTTCTTCATAAGCCCAGGCCAAATGTGCCGTCTTTACACTTGCTGTGGAAACTGCAACAAATGCTACACAGGTGTTGAGTAATATCTTTATTGTTCTATGCCTGATGCCTTTGAAATTTGATGCAAGCTGAACTAGAGGCTCTGTCAAAAGATTTAAGCTTATTCCAAGGTACAAACAAGAAAGAAGGGTTACACCAATCAGTTGAACTGTGCACAAGTCAATGGATGTTGTGAATAGTGGTATCCAACGTTCCGTTAGAATGAATACGGTCAGTACTGAAAATTCGCAAAACCATAACAACAGGTATAAAATATTACCAATGAAGAACAAACTATTTCTGAATTCTGTTGTCCATTTTTTCAAAGCCGACTTTCGCAGATTACCAATTAACCTTTGTGTGTTAATTTGTAGCAACCACAGGAACACAAAAACACGGAAAAACGTCGTAGCAGCTAAAATTATTTCTGGAAACATTGCTTTTAGCTGGgtttatatatacgtatttaatttatattccaATTTATATCGCTTAACTATTAAAAGTTTTAGTAGTTATATTAGTTCTTTGTTCATAAATTCATCGGTTTTAGAAATcgaaatcactttagtggatatTACGATGTATTCATATTTTCTATACAAACGAACTATAAAGGTTTCCTACAGGGCGGTCTAACAgggaacagttttcgctgtgacAGTGGCTACTTCAGGATGCGTGATTTGCGAAAGCTAGTATTTGACTAACATGGGAAATTGTATGACAACGTCAAAAGTTGAATCTGAACTCAGTTCGACGTCACCAACTCTAGCAGCCAAGATTATTTAGGGTTCGGAGAAGAATAAAGTAGGCCAACCGTTCATGCAAACTGGTTGAGGAAGTTCACGTGATGTGTCGAACTATTCATACGCCTGAAAACCGCGTGTATAAAACATGCGACATATAACTTTACAATAAAGCAACATATGCGGAAATAGCTTTTGTTTAATTGCCTTGTACTTGATTTATGCATAAAAACCTGTCAAACGAATTTTTCACATTTAATTCTATAGACAAAAGTCATGTCTATATTGCTTAAAAACTGCCCTCAGTGATagcttttttataattaattacacattttttaaataaaatttagaagGAAGGAAGCGTAACGTATGCTTTATTAGCGTACATTGTCTTTCTCTATATAACAGCACACAATGTTTTACATACACAGTGTGAATTTATTACAGCTCACATGGTAGATCTATGAATAGAAATcgaactggcccggcatggccagatggtcaggGCGATCTATTCAcaagttcgaatcccaatcactctaaatatgttcgccttttcaaccgtggagaaattataatgtgacggtcaatcccactatttgttggtaaaaagagtagctcaaagttggtggtgggtggtgatgactagctgcctcccctccagtctcacactgctaaattaaggacggctagggcagatagcccttgaatagctttgcgacgaaattaaaaaaaaacaaattaatcgaACTCGTGTCAGATAACAACACAGTATTTCACACAGTTTCACACTTTTACGGTTCACATCGTAGATTCATTTATAATATGAAGCATACTCGTGTTAGATAACTGATAGTATTTCACACAGTTTCACATTTTTACAGCACACATCATAAATGCATAAGTATTATAAAACGAACTCGTGTCAGCTAAATACTATAGAATGAATTGCAGATTGTTTTTAAAGATTGAAAACACATGAGCcggttattaatatttttacactgttgAAAGACACATGATGCAGGCTTTACTGGCGATGGCCACATGTTGCTTACAATTACCAACAGTATTCTGTAAATAATACAGAACTTTGAAATATTATACACTTCGTTTTCACCATCAGGATTATTCTCTCCGGTAGGTGACAATGGGCAATATTTAACGCAATTTAGCATAACGTttgctgtctttttttttttcctctaatGGTGTTTAAGCGTTCCGCATCCATCGTGGTATTCAGATGAATAGATGTCCGATAAATAAGTATGAAGCTATTCGTAAAGTGCAGATTCAGGAAGATAGTTGATATCTGTTAGGCCACCACACATCTCTAATAACATACTCTACCAAAGTCAAGCCCGGTGAATACGTCCCATCCAAACTCTAACAATTTGTCACGGCCAGGGTGAAGAGAACCAAACGTTTCTGATAGGCCTGACAGACATTAATTTAAACCTAAATTCCTGCCACGAAATTATTGTTAATTCAGGAAATGTGTTTTATATAGT from Tachypleus tridentatus isolate NWPU-2018 chromosome 1, ASM421037v1, whole genome shotgun sequence harbors:
- the LOC143253630 gene encoding uncharacterized protein LOC143253630, with protein sequence MFPEIILAATTFFRVFVFLWLLQINTQRLIGNLRKSALKKWTTEFRNSLFFIGNILYLLLWFCEFSVLTVFILTERWIPLFTTSIDLCTVQLIGVTLLSCLYLGISLNLLTEPLVQLASNFKGIRHRTIKILLNTCVAFVAVSTASVKTAHLAWAYEEETLKTGVLIFGPLGKLSTTWNWQIESLICRVLISKSDVLKDVFVSVPYLMYILTVVLLRFCIKERTRSSVSLLCEPEKGEKMASDRISYLICDNEVNQQNWINRLSHSIAVWIVLGRPLVMVLASSYLEGNYYDLFTHVLLTFTTISPIIISLEKIFVKK